The following are encoded in a window of Ruminiclostridium herbifermentans genomic DNA:
- a CDS encoding DUF2188 domain-containing protein, with translation MAKQHVIPNNGIWQVKRENSTKATKNFDTQKDAIAFGRNIAINQQSELVIHGRNGQIRNSNSYGNDPCPPKDTKF, from the coding sequence ATGGCAAAACAGCATGTAATTCCTAATAATGGTATATGGCAAGTAAAACGCGAAAACTCTACTAAAGCAACAAAGAACTTTGATACTCAAAAAGATGCTATTGCTTTTGGTCGTAACATTGCCATTAATCAACAAAGTGAGTTAGTCATACATGGGCGTAATGGTCAAATACGTAATTCAAATAGTTATGGAAATGATCCTTGCCCACCAAAAGATACAAAATTTTAA
- a CDS encoding RloB family protein, with protein MINRYRLASTTFDREKEEDKVEPQKIYFLSVEGNATEKEYFEGISANRKKLGINSKVDVEVLKRGSKDTNCAPQQVIELLEEYIRLRNLGKENLIQDIPNEFINKYGNDFILKYLNNPNDIPKKKKNAFVTDLMKIGYDINYRRYLQKYDKDLDEFCILIDRDIQTHSETNMIECIQYCKDKARNYKCYIVNPCFEFWLLLHLSDVKEEYKERLDIIQKNPKVTDKHTFNSKEVSEKMHHGKSGINFKKNYLMHIDDAIERAKQFANDEEELVTNIGCNIWKLIEEMKKYK; from the coding sequence ATGATAAATAGATATAGATTGGCTTCTACAACATTTGATCGAGAAAAGGAAGAAGATAAGGTTGAACCACAAAAAATTTATTTTTTATCTGTAGAAGGTAATGCAACAGAAAAAGAATACTTTGAAGGTATATCAGCTAATAGAAAAAAACTTGGAATTAATTCTAAAGTAGATGTAGAAGTATTAAAGAGGGGGAGTAAGGACACTAACTGTGCTCCACAGCAAGTAATAGAATTATTAGAAGAATATATTAGATTACGTAACCTTGGAAAGGAAAATTTAATTCAGGACATACCAAATGAATTTATAAATAAATATGGAAATGACTTTATCTTAAAATATCTAAACAATCCTAATGATATTCCTAAAAAAAAGAAAAATGCTTTTGTAACAGATTTGATGAAGATAGGATATGATATTAATTATAGAAGGTATTTACAGAAATATGATAAGGATTTAGATGAGTTTTGCATTTTAATTGATAGAGACATTCAGACTCATTCAGAAACTAACATGATAGAATGTATTCAATACTGCAAAGATAAAGCTAGAAATTATAAATGTTACATAGTTAATCCTTGTTTTGAGTTTTGGCTTCTTTTACATCTATCTGATGTAAAAGAAGAATATAAAGAAAGGCTTGATATAATACAAAAGAATCCAAAAGTGACTGACAAACATACTTTTAATAGTAAAGAGGTATCTGAAAAAATGCATCATGGTAAAAGTGGTATTAATTTTAAAAAGAATTATTTGATGCATATTGACGATGCAATAGAACGTGCAAAACAATTTGCTAATGATGAAGAGGAATTAGTAACAAATATAGGGTGTAATATTTGGAAACTAATTGAGGAGATGAAGAAATATAAGTAA
- the nifJ gene encoding pyruvate:ferredoxin (flavodoxin) oxidoreductase has product MSRRKQSMDGNTAAAHVAYAYTEVAGIYPITPSSPMADCCDMWSAAGRKNIFGNTVKVVEMQSEAGAAGTVHGSLAAGALTTTFTASQGLLLMIPNMYKIAGEQLPCVFDVSARTVAAQSLNIFGDHSDVYACRQTGFAMLAESNPQEVMDLSAVAHLASIEGRVPFLNFFDGFRTSHEMQKIEVWDYEDLKEMCNMDAVKAFRDHALNPEKPAMRGSHENGDVFFQHREACNKVYDELPAIVEKYMAKVNEKIGTNYDLFNYYGAPDAERVIVCMGSFCDVAEEVVDYLTAAGEKVGLIKVRLYRPWSSKSLLKVIPKTVKKIAVLDRTKEPGALGEPLYLDVATTLREAGMHDIVVVNGRYGLGSKDTPPSSVFAVYTELKKDEPKSRFTIGIVDDVTNLSLPEIKPAPITSAPGTVECKFWGLGGDGTVGANKNSTKIIGDNTDKYIQAYFQYDSKKTGGITISHLRFGDKPIKSPYYINQADFVACHSPSYVVKGYKMVQDVKPGGIFLINCQWSDEELAANLNAAAKKYIADNNIQLYTINAIDKAAEIGMGKRTNTILQSAFFKLANVLPIEQAVELMKAAAKKSYGKKGDAIVEMNYKAIDAGVEAIHKVEVPASWSNPEPDAPAPELKGRPEVVKMVKELMIPMALMDGDSLPVSAFKDIADGQFELGAAAYEKRGTAVNVPEWDPEKCIQCNSCSFVCSHATIRPFLLSEDEVKAAPSNIKLADTKPKASEYKFTMSVTPLDCMGCGECITVCPKDAIKMVPQESQAHEQPVFDYLVANVSKKPGVPDATTVKGSQFCQPLLEFSGSCAGCAETSYARLITQLFGEHMYISNATGCSSIWGGPAATCPYTVNKDSNKGPAWANSLFEDNAEHGYGMYLGQKVLRDQAIEKLNEIAASDKVTAEFKAAYDKFMETKENTRENGAAADALIVELEKAAAAGCELSKEVLDKKQYLSKKSVWILGGDGWAYDIGFGGLDHVLASGDNVNVFVFDTEMYSNTGGQASKASNIGEVCQFAAAGKEIGKKNLAEIAMSYGYVYVAQIALGANPAQAIKVIAEAEAYPGPSLIIGYSPCELHGVKGGMNHCQDEMKAAVKSGYWNLFSFNPALKAEGKNPFTLTSKPSDGSYQDFLNNETRYTSLARQFPERAKELFAASEKAAMERYEHLLKLVELYK; this is encoded by the coding sequence ATGTCAAGACGTAAACAATCAATGGACGGTAATACAGCTGCTGCACACGTAGCGTATGCATATACTGAAGTTGCCGGCATTTACCCAATTACACCGTCAAGTCCAATGGCTGATTGCTGTGACATGTGGTCTGCTGCTGGCAGAAAAAACATTTTTGGCAATACAGTTAAAGTAGTTGAGATGCAGTCCGAAGCTGGTGCTGCAGGAACAGTACATGGTTCTCTTGCTGCAGGTGCTCTTACAACAACATTTACAGCATCACAGGGTCTGCTTTTAATGATTCCTAATATGTATAAAATAGCTGGTGAGCAATTGCCATGCGTATTTGATGTATCAGCACGTACAGTTGCTGCTCAGTCATTGAATATATTCGGTGACCACAGTGACGTTTATGCATGTCGTCAAACAGGTTTTGCTATGTTAGCTGAATCAAATCCGCAAGAAGTTATGGATTTGAGTGCTGTAGCGCATCTTGCTTCAATAGAAGGAAGAGTTCCATTCTTAAATTTCTTTGATGGTTTCCGTACATCACATGAAATGCAGAAAATAGAAGTTTGGGATTATGAAGATTTAAAAGAAATGTGCAACATGGATGCTGTTAAGGCTTTCCGTGATCATGCATTAAACCCAGAAAAACCAGCTATGCGTGGTTCACATGAAAACGGAGACGTTTTCTTCCAGCACCGCGAGGCTTGTAATAAAGTTTATGATGAATTGCCAGCTATAGTTGAAAAATACATGGCTAAGGTAAATGAAAAAATAGGTACAAATTATGATTTATTCAATTACTACGGAGCTCCAGATGCAGAACGCGTTATCGTTTGTATGGGTTCATTCTGTGATGTAGCTGAAGAGGTTGTTGATTACTTAACAGCTGCAGGTGAAAAGGTTGGACTTATCAAGGTTCGTTTATACCGTCCTTGGTCTTCAAAGAGCCTTCTCAAAGTTATTCCAAAAACAGTTAAGAAAATTGCTGTTCTTGACCGTACAAAAGAGCCAGGCGCATTAGGTGAGCCACTTTACCTTGATGTTGCTACAACACTTCGTGAAGCAGGAATGCATGATATAGTAGTTGTTAATGGACGTTATGGACTTGGTTCAAAGGATACTCCTCCTTCATCTGTATTTGCTGTTTATACAGAATTGAAAAAAGATGAACCTAAATCACGTTTCACTATTGGTATCGTAGATGATGTTACAAACTTGAGCTTACCAGAAATCAAGCCAGCTCCTATTACATCTGCTCCAGGTACTGTAGAATGTAAATTCTGGGGTCTTGGTGGAGACGGTACTGTTGGTGCTAACAAGAACTCAACAAAGATTATCGGTGACAACACTGACAAGTACATACAAGCATACTTCCAGTATGACTCTAAGAAGACTGGTGGTATTACAATATCACATCTTCGTTTTGGTGATAAGCCAATTAAGAGCCCATATTACATAAATCAGGCTGACTTTGTTGCATGTCACAGTCCATCATATGTTGTTAAAGGATATAAGATGGTTCAGGATGTTAAGCCAGGTGGAATATTCTTAATTAACTGCCAATGGTCTGATGAAGAATTAGCAGCTAATTTAAATGCTGCTGCAAAGAAATATATTGCAGATAACAATATTCAATTATACACAATCAATGCTATTGATAAAGCAGCTGAGATAGGAATGGGTAAACGTACTAATACTATTCTTCAATCTGCATTCTTCAAATTGGCAAATGTATTGCCAATCGAGCAGGCTGTTGAATTAATGAAAGCTGCTGCTAAGAAGTCATATGGCAAAAAAGGTGATGCAATTGTAGAAATGAACTACAAGGCAATTGATGCTGGTGTAGAAGCTATACACAAAGTTGAAGTTCCAGCTTCATGGTCAAATCCTGAGCCAGACGCTCCAGCACCAGAATTAAAGGGCCGTCCAGAAGTAGTTAAGATGGTTAAAGAACTTATGATTCCTATGGCATTAATGGATGGTGATAGCCTACCAGTATCAGCCTTCAAGGATATTGCAGACGGACAGTTTGAATTAGGCGCTGCTGCTTATGAAAAACGTGGTACTGCTGTAAATGTTCCAGAATGGGATCCAGAAAAATGTATTCAGTGTAACAGCTGTTCATTTGTATGTTCACATGCTACTATTCGTCCATTCTTACTAAGTGAGGATGAAGTAAAGGCTGCTCCTTCAAATATTAAGCTTGCTGATACTAAACCAAAGGCTAGCGAATACAAGTTTACAATGAGTGTTACTCCACTTGACTGTATGGGATGTGGAGAGTGTATTACAGTTTGTCCTAAGGATGCTATCAAAATGGTACCTCAGGAATCACAAGCACATGAGCAGCCAGTATTTGATTACTTAGTTGCTAATGTAAGTAAGAAACCAGGAGTGCCAGATGCTACAACAGTTAAGGGTTCACAGTTCTGTCAGCCACTTCTCGAATTCTCAGGAAGCTGTGCTGGTTGTGCTGAAACATCTTATGCTCGTTTAATTACTCAGCTCTTCGGTGAACACATGTATATTTCAAATGCTACAGGATGTTCTTCTATCTGGGGTGGTCCTGCTGCAACATGTCCATATACAGTAAATAAGGATTCAAATAAGGGTCCAGCATGGGCTAACTCATTATTTGAAGATAACGCAGAACACGGATATGGTATGTACTTAGGTCAGAAAGTACTCCGTGACCAAGCTATCGAAAAGCTTAACGAAATTGCTGCTTCTGATAAAGTAACAGCTGAGTTTAAAGCTGCTTATGATAAGTTTATGGAAACAAAAGAAAATACAAGAGAAAACGGTGCTGCTGCTGATGCATTAATCGTTGAACTTGAAAAAGCTGCTGCTGCTGGATGTGAGCTTTCAAAAGAAGTTCTTGACAAGAAACAGTACCTCTCCAAGAAGTCTGTATGGATACTCGGTGGTGATGGATGGGCATATGATATCGGATTCGGTGGACTTGACCATGTACTTGCATCAGGTGATAATGTAAACGTATTTGTATTCGATACAGAAATGTATTCAAATACAGGTGGTCAGGCTTCTAAGGCTTCCAACATCGGTGAGGTTTGTCAATTCGCTGCTGCTGGTAAGGAAATCGGAAAGAAAAACCTTGCTGAAATCGCTATGAGCTATGGCTATGTATATGTAGCACAGATTGCTCTTGGTGCTAACCCAGCTCAGGCTATTAAAGTTATTGCTGAAGCAGAAGCTTATCCAGGACCTTCACTTATCATTGGATATTCACCTTGTGAACTTCACGGAGTTAAGGGTGGCATGAACCACTGTCAGGATGAAATGAAGGCTGCTGTTAAGTCAGGATACTGGAACTTATTCTCCTTTAACCCAGCTCTTAAGGCAGAAGGAAAGAATCCATTTACATTGACTTCAAAACCAAGTGATGGATCATACCAAGATTTCTTGAATAACGAAACACGTTATACAAGCTTGGCTCGTCAGTTCCCAGAACGTGCAAAGGAACTCTTCGCAGCATCTGAAAAAGCTGCTATGGAGCGTTACGAACACTTGTTAAAGTTGGTAGAGCTTTATAAATAA
- a CDS encoding RloB domain-containing protein gives MNREGKLKLKLFVEGYTEEYYFKKLRKNNNVEITYKEINMEGGGYTSFLEEIKKSSDLGFLAVFVVIDLDKYICEPNQKKPFEELVMYCKRKNKNGRIPYFLVASNRDFEYFACSHCKNYKDSDTTAYITRNFKYKSLEDFKADEKIYDFLNSNSRSYKNAINKIRSKKPYISNEYIIDNKKLDKLIKIKKTNICEDALCYFHSNLYELFDIIGVEKV, from the coding sequence ATGAATAGAGAAGGTAAACTGAAACTAAAATTGTTTGTTGAGGGATATACGGAAGAGTACTATTTTAAGAAGCTTCGTAAGAACAACAATGTTGAAATAACTTACAAAGAAATAAATATGGAAGGTGGAGGATATACAAGTTTTTTAGAAGAAATTAAAAAATCATCAGATTTAGGATTTTTAGCTGTATTTGTAGTTATTGATCTTGATAAATATATATGCGAACCTAATCAAAAGAAGCCATTTGAAGAACTTGTTATGTATTGTAAAAGAAAAAATAAAAATGGTAGGATACCATATTTTTTAGTAGCATCAAATAGAGATTTTGAGTATTTTGCCTGCTCCCATTGTAAAAATTATAAAGATTCCGACACTACGGCATATATTACTAGAAACTTTAAATATAAAAGTCTTGAAGATTTTAAAGCCGATGAAAAAATATATGATTTTCTTAATAGCAATTCAAGATCGTATAAAAATGCAATTAATAAAATTAGGTCAAAAAAACCATACATATCTAATGAATATATTATAGATAATAAGAAGTTAGATAAACTTATTAAAATAAAGAAGACGAACATATGTGAGGATGCTTTATGCTATTTTCATTCCAATTTGTATGAACTATTTGACATTATAGGAGTGGAAAAAGTGTAA
- a CDS encoding AAA family ATPase has protein sequence MLVGFSVKNFKSFKEPQSISFIASKISRHKEHTFLAGNKKILKSGLIYGANAGGKSNLIKAVHFSREIVLFGLDSVDLNKKYFRIDKEEYKKPGVFEYRIIINQNEYSYGIAISYFKKEIISEWLVRIEKNGEETYLFNRNVDESGVSHIESEIAHGTQEENTRMRIYLEDFGENISESFRRKTILSDIALRGNDKQKVFAEIAGVYQWFTNIIVIFPNSKYNGLNEVATDNDKKLFFSKIMSYFDTGIESIEGQCQAMDFDKILEDLPREELERIKIDISNEASENPIMFKLDNQVFILRKDENGDIIYNKMLLNHGNSEDLFEYADESDGTKRLFDLVPLFYENKRNSVIMIDEIDRSLHTVLIRRFLERFYSITKDSNCQLIATTHDSNLLDLELLRQDEIWFVERQEDHSSRIYSLNKFKERFDKRIEKDYLLGRYGAIPIFDEEKF, from the coding sequence ATGTTGGTTGGTTTTTCTGTGAAAAATTTTAAATCATTTAAAGAACCTCAAAGTATATCTTTTATAGCAAGTAAGATTTCTAGACATAAAGAACATACTTTTTTAGCAGGTAATAAAAAAATATTGAAAAGTGGTTTGATTTATGGTGCAAATGCTGGTGGGAAAAGTAATCTAATCAAAGCGGTACATTTCTCTAGAGAAATTGTGCTTTTTGGGCTTGACAGTGTTGATTTGAACAAGAAATATTTTAGAATAGATAAAGAAGAGTATAAAAAACCAGGAGTATTTGAATATAGAATTATAATAAATCAGAATGAGTATTCCTATGGCATAGCAATATCATATTTCAAGAAAGAAATTATATCAGAATGGTTAGTTAGAATAGAAAAAAATGGAGAAGAAACTTACTTGTTTAATAGAAATGTTGATGAAAGTGGTGTTAGTCATATTGAATCAGAAATCGCTCATGGAACACAAGAAGAAAATACAAGAATGCGTATCTATTTAGAAGACTTTGGTGAGAATATTTCGGAATCATTTCGAAGAAAAACCATTTTGAGTGATATAGCTTTGAGAGGAAACGATAAGCAGAAAGTGTTTGCAGAAATAGCAGGTGTGTATCAATGGTTTACAAATATAATAGTTATATTTCCAAATTCTAAATACAATGGATTAAATGAGGTAGCAACTGATAATGATAAAAAATTATTTTTTTCAAAAATAATGAGTTATTTTGACACTGGTATTGAGTCTATAGAAGGTCAATGTCAAGCAATGGATTTTGACAAAATATTAGAAGATTTACCTAGGGAAGAGTTAGAAAGGATTAAAATAGATATTTCAAATGAAGCTAGTGAAAATCCGATAATGTTTAAGCTGGATAATCAAGTGTTTATTTTACGAAAAGATGAAAATGGAGATATCATATATAACAAAATGCTTCTTAATCATGGGAATTCTGAAGATTTATTTGAATATGCTGATGAATCAGATGGTACAAAACGTTTGTTTGATTTAGTTCCACTATTTTATGAAAATAAAAGAAATAGTGTAATTATGATTGATGAAATAGACAGAAGTCTTCATACAGTCTTAATAAGACGTTTTTTAGAACGTTTTTATAGCATAACGAAGGATAGTAATTGCCAATTAATAGCCACAACTCATGATTCTAATTTGTTGGATTTAGAATTATTAAGGCAAGATGAAATATGGTTTGTTGAACGACAGGAAGATCATAGTTCAAGAATTTATTCATTAAATAAATTTAAAGAAAGATTTGATAAAAGGATTGAAAAGGATTATTTATTAGGAAGATATGGTGCAATTCCTATATTTGATGAAGAAAAATTTTAA
- a CDS encoding nucleotide sugar dehydrogenase, with amino-acid sequence MGLYEKILNHKVKISVIGLGYVGMPIAVAFAKKANVIGYDVNNEKIALYQKGIDPTKEVGDEIIKNTTVEFTSDELKLREAKFHIVAVPTPVNTDHTPDLRCVEAASRTVGRNLTKGSIVVYESTVYPGVTEEICIPILEKESAMKSGVDFKVGYSPERINPGDKEHRLETIIKVVSGMDEESLDTIAKVYALVVSAGVYKAESIKVAEAAKVIENSQRDINIAFMNELSIIFNKMNIDTNAVLKAAGTKWNFLKFSPGLVGGHCIGVDPYYLTYKAEKLGYHSQIILAGRRINDDMGKYVVDNLVKELIKADVSVKAARVAILGFTFKENCPDTRNTKVIDIVNALKEYSIIPVIADPTADIAEAKHEYGIEFENVDNIRNMDAVIIAVSHNEFLQLKKEDIEKMFKQVSNQNKVLIDIKAILNKDEFQQAGYRYWRL; translated from the coding sequence ATGGGCTTATACGAAAAAATATTAAACCATAAAGTAAAAATATCGGTGATTGGCCTTGGATATGTTGGTATGCCAATAGCGGTTGCTTTTGCAAAAAAAGCCAACGTCATTGGTTATGATGTAAACAATGAAAAAATAGCGCTATACCAAAAAGGCATTGACCCAACAAAAGAAGTGGGAGATGAAATAATAAAAAATACAACAGTTGAGTTTACTTCAGATGAATTAAAACTCAGAGAAGCAAAATTTCACATTGTTGCAGTACCAACGCCTGTTAATACAGACCACACTCCAGATCTAAGATGTGTGGAAGCAGCTAGCCGTACTGTGGGCAGAAATCTTACTAAAGGCTCAATTGTTGTGTATGAATCTACAGTTTATCCTGGTGTTACGGAAGAAATTTGTATACCTATTCTGGAAAAAGAGTCAGCAATGAAATCTGGAGTTGATTTTAAGGTAGGATATTCACCAGAAAGAATTAACCCTGGGGATAAGGAGCATAGGCTCGAAACCATTATAAAGGTTGTATCAGGTATGGATGAAGAGTCGCTGGACACTATTGCAAAAGTATACGCCTTAGTAGTGTCTGCTGGGGTTTATAAGGCTGAATCCATTAAAGTTGCCGAGGCAGCTAAAGTAATAGAAAATTCACAGAGGGATATTAATATTGCCTTTATGAATGAACTTTCAATAATTTTTAATAAAATGAATATTGATACAAATGCAGTTTTGAAGGCGGCAGGGACAAAGTGGAACTTTCTGAAATTTTCACCAGGACTTGTTGGCGGACATTGCATAGGTGTTGACCCCTATTATCTGACTTATAAAGCAGAGAAATTGGGATATCATTCTCAAATAATACTTGCTGGAAGAAGAATTAATGATGATATGGGTAAATATGTTGTTGACAATTTAGTTAAGGAATTAATTAAGGCAGATGTTTCTGTAAAAGCTGCAAGGGTAGCCATACTTGGATTTACCTTCAAGGAAAATTGTCCAGATACTCGCAATACCAAAGTTATTGATATAGTAAATGCACTTAAGGAGTATAGCATTATACCTGTAATTGCTGACCCTACAGCAGATATTGCAGAAGCGAAGCATGAATATGGTATAGAATTTGAGAACGTAGATAATATCAGGAATATGGACGCAGTAATAATAGCAGTTAGCCATAATGAATTTCTACAGCTGAAAAAAGAAGATATTGAAAAAATGTTTAAGCAGGTTTCTAACCAAAACAAAGTTCTGATTGATATTAAAGCTATACTAAATAAAGATGAATTCCAGCAAGCTGGTTACAGATATTGGAGACTTTAA
- a CDS encoding AAA family ATPase, producing the protein MLLKYKVRNFCSFKDEVVFSMKPGKVMSRFEDNVVCINPKLKILKTAVIVGENAGGKTCFMQSLDYLKYLFKLESNQIMLKSLSHNYNVEDSQFFELTVLADNDMIYTYQLEIDAKSLVLERLYIRNSKQEESSNKQIFCTKRIKCEDCKNRDDIKTTTLKISYDIDIEDKYVSKELMSVIESNYDKRFDVAGLTLNYLALVGVNIVKPMVSWINNTLILDLPKDYSLNIYKKLQKDEEDLAIIKTDEFLEIFRLVDSSITAIEVDEEKPFDKTIIVRKTADNNEFRIELNKDSSGTRSFFAWSIQIWKVINKNAVLFADEMDSVLNAILSEKIITLIQGTKHKGQFIFSTHNVLHLNTNNYMKEQLNFITKNSESLSSELYSLADFKDYRYEKADVYDLYLKGILGGVPNE; encoded by the coding sequence ATGCTATTAAAATATAAGGTAAGAAATTTTTGCTCATTTAAGGATGAAGTAGTTTTTTCAATGAAGCCAGGAAAGGTAATGAGCCGTTTTGAGGATAATGTTGTTTGTATAAATCCAAAATTGAAGATATTAAAGACTGCAGTAATTGTTGGAGAAAATGCAGGTGGTAAAACCTGTTTTATGCAAAGTTTAGATTATTTAAAGTATTTATTTAAATTAGAAAGTAATCAAATAATGCTTAAGTCATTATCTCATAATTATAATGTTGAGGATTCTCAATTCTTTGAACTTACTGTGCTTGCTGATAATGATATGATATATACTTACCAGTTAGAAATTGATGCTAAATCTTTGGTTTTAGAGAGATTATATATTAGAAATTCTAAACAGGAAGAAAGCTCTAATAAGCAGATATTTTGTACGAAAAGAATAAAATGTGAGGATTGCAAAAATAGAGATGATATTAAAACTACAACACTAAAGATATCTTATGACATAGATATTGAAGATAAATATGTTAGCAAAGAACTAATGAGTGTAATTGAATCAAATTATGATAAAAGATTCGATGTGGCAGGATTAACGTTAAATTACCTGGCATTAGTGGGTGTAAATATTGTAAAACCAATGGTTAGTTGGATTAACAACACATTGATTCTTGATTTGCCAAAGGATTATTCATTAAATATTTATAAAAAGTTACAAAAAGATGAAGAAGATCTTGCAATAATAAAAACAGATGAATTTTTAGAAATATTTAGGTTAGTTGACTCTAGCATAACTGCGATTGAAGTTGATGAGGAAAAGCCTTTTGACAAAACAATTATAGTACGAAAAACAGCAGATAATAATGAATTCAGAATTGAACTAAACAAAGATTCATCAGGAACAAGGTCATTTTTTGCATGGTCTATTCAAATTTGGAAAGTAATAAATAAAAATGCTGTTCTTTTTGCAGACGAAATGGATAGTGTACTTAATGCAATTTTATCAGAAAAAATAATTACTTTAATACAGGGAACAAAACATAAGGGACAATTTATTTTTTCAACACATAATGTGTTGCATCTTAATACCAACAACTACATGAAGGAACAATTAAATTTTATAACTAAGAATAGCGAGTCTCTTTCATCTGAATTATATTCATTAGCAGACTTCAAGGATTATAGATATGAAAAAGCAGATGTTTATGATTTGTATTTAAAAGGAATACTCGGAGGTGTTCCTAATGAATAG
- a CDS encoding SDR family oxidoreductase, which produces MGYSKIRFRKEAIFLVTGGAGFIGSNLCEALLFRGYRVRCLDNLSTGKQDNIELFRKNHNFKFINGDIRDLDTCMKACKNVDYVLHQAAWGSIPRSIEMPLLYEEINIKGTLNMLEAARLNGVKKFVYASSSSVYGDEPSLPKQEGREGKLLSPYAVTKRVGEEYAKLYSELYGLDTYGLRYFNVFGKRQDPNGAYAAVIPRFVKQLLNNEQPEINGDGMQSRDFTYIENVIEANFKACKAPKEAAGEVFNIAYGGRECLIDVYNELCRVLGKEIKPVFTYERKGDIKHSNADISKAKRILGYNPNYDFSKGIKLTIDWYRHNLD; this is translated from the coding sequence ATGGGTTATAGTAAAATTAGATTTCGCAAAGAGGCCATTTTTTTAGTCACAGGAGGAGCCGGCTTTATTGGCTCTAATCTTTGTGAGGCTCTTCTTTTCAGAGGATATAGGGTTCGTTGCTTGGATAATCTATCAACTGGAAAACAGGATAATATAGAACTGTTCAGAAAAAATCATAATTTCAAATTTATAAACGGGGATATAAGGGATTTAGATACCTGTATGAAAGCATGTAAAAATGTTGATTATGTTCTTCATCAGGCGGCTTGGGGTAGTATCCCTAGAAGTATTGAAATGCCATTATTATATGAAGAAATTAATATTAAAGGTACTCTTAATATGCTGGAGGCTGCTAGATTAAATGGAGTTAAGAAGTTTGTTTATGCTTCTAGTTCATCAGTATATGGAGATGAGCCAAGTTTGCCAAAGCAAGAGGGAAGAGAAGGGAAATTGCTTTCTCCTTATGCTGTTACAAAGCGTGTAGGTGAAGAATATGCAAAATTATATTCAGAATTATATGGTTTAGACACTTATGGTTTAAGATATTTTAATGTTTTTGGAAAAAGACAGGATCCTAATGGGGCTTATGCAGCTGTAATTCCAAGGTTTGTTAAACAGCTGTTAAATAATGAGCAGCCTGAAATAAATGGGGATGGAATGCAAAGCCGAGACTTTACTTACATAGAAAATGTAATTGAGGCAAATTTCAAAGCCTGTAAGGCTCCGAAGGAAGCGGCGGGCGAGGTTTTTAACATAGCTTATGGAGGAAGAGAATGCTTGATTGATGTGTATAATGAACTTTGCAGAGTTTTAGGCAAAGAAATTAAACCTGTCTTTACTTATGAGCGTAAAGGTGACATCAAGCATAGTAATGCTGATATAAGTAAAGCAAAAAGAATATTGGGATATAATCCTAATTATGATTTTTCAAAAGGAATAAAACTTACTATTGATTGGTACAGACATAATCTAGATTAG